In Micromonospora sp. WMMA1363, the DNA window CAGGCGCGACAGTCGTTGCTCGACACGGACCGTCCACGGCGACAACGTGAACCGCCCCAAACCCCGGTTCTGCTCGCTACCCCCGTCCCCCACGAGGTCTGCCTCTCCGTCTGCATGAGCAGGTGCGGGGGCACACCGAACCATCGCGCGACCTCCTCAAAACGGAGCTGACGGCGTCGATCGGCGGGTGGGAGAACGCCGGTCGATCGCGGTGGTCAACCGCCGGCTGAAGTTCTCCCCGTGGACCATGTCCGCCACTGACGCCCAGTTCCTGCAGTCACGTCAGTTCAGCGTCGAGGAGGTCGCGCGATGGTTCGGTGTGCCCCCGCACCTGCTCATGCAGACGGAGAGGCAGACCTCGTGGGGACGGGGGTAGCCGAGCAGAACCGGGGTTTGGGGCGGTTCACGTTGTCGCCGTGGACGGTCCGTGTCGAGCAACGACTGTCGCGCCTGCTCGGTGCCCAGCGGTGGGTCGAGTTCGACTTCGCGGGCCTGGAGAGGCCCAACGTGGAGACCGAAATCGATCTGATCATCAAGCAAATGCAAGCCGGTTTGATCACCCGTAACGAGGCGCGGGCGTTACGTAACCTCGCCCCGATCGACGGAGAGGACACCCCCGATGACGAGTCCGAAACCGACGGCGAGCCTGTCTGACCTTGCCGCGCTGGCGGACCGGCCCGAGCGTTGGCGATCCGCAACGACGGGGATACGCGCCCCGGGAACGGGTCGACGCGGGGCTGGTACCGATCACCGGCAGGCCGAGGACCGGGCCCGGTCTACGTGTACGACACGATCGGGTGGGACACCACGGCCGGGGAACTGGTCCGCGCCCTCGACGACATCACCGCCCCTGTGATCGACCTGCGGATCAACTCCCCAGGTGGTCTGGTGTGGGACG includes these proteins:
- a CDS encoding phage portal protein, whose protein sequence is MGERRSIAVVNRRLKFSPWTMSATDAQFLQSRQFSVEEVARWFGVPPHLLMQTERQTSWGRG
- a CDS encoding phage portal protein, whose protein sequence is MGTGVAEQNRGLGRFTLSPWTVRVEQRLSRLLGAQRWVEFDFAGLERPNVETEIDLIIKQMQAGLITRNEARALRNLAPIDGEDTPDDESETDGEPV